A window of Deltaproteobacteria bacterium contains these coding sequences:
- the thiL gene encoding thiamine-phosphate kinase, with the protein MRDVGEVALLEEISRLVRPVHGVAVGPGDDAAVVARSRHPLLLTTDALVEHVHFRRSWLSAWELGWRGFHVAASDVAAMGGRVRAVLLALAAPPSWPVAELRGVVRGVHAAARRAGAALAGGNLAKARELSLTVSVLGEAPARPALRSGARVGDDVWVTGALGGAAFGLRLLLGARSVSAGETARRRWRRPVARLRAGEALAAGGIATAMMDVSDGLAIDAERLARASRRHLAFEAERLPLARCLAGLAPAAARQLALTGGEDYELLFTASPRKRAALARLRLGVAITRIGTVAAGSGVAVVDAAGRPLALSGAPGHEHFRP; encoded by the coding sequence TTGCGCGACGTTGGTGAGGTCGCGCTACTCGAAGAGATCTCGCGGCTCGTTCGGCCGGTGCATGGTGTTGCCGTCGGGCCGGGGGACGATGCGGCGGTCGTCGCGAGATCGCGCCATCCGCTCCTGCTGACCACCGATGCGCTCGTCGAGCACGTGCACTTCCGGCGTTCCTGGCTTTCGGCGTGGGAGCTCGGGTGGCGGGGGTTCCATGTCGCGGCGAGCGACGTGGCGGCGATGGGGGGGAGGGTGCGGGCGGTGCTGCTCGCGCTCGCGGCGCCGCCGTCGTGGCCGGTCGCGGAGCTCCGCGGCGTGGTGCGCGGCGTCCATGCGGCGGCGAGGCGCGCGGGCGCGGCGCTCGCGGGCGGCAATCTCGCGAAGGCGCGGGAGCTCTCGCTCACGGTGAGCGTTCTCGGCGAGGCGCCGGCGCGGCCGGCCCTGCGGAGTGGGGCGCGTGTCGGCGACGACGTCTGGGTGACGGGGGCGCTCGGCGGCGCGGCCTTCGGGTTGCGCCTGCTCCTGGGCGCCCGTAGTGTTTCCGCGGGTGAGACCGCACGACGGCGGTGGCGTCGACCGGTCGCGCGCTTGCGGGCCGGGGAAGCGCTCGCGGCGGGCGGCATTGCGACGGCGATGATGGACGTCAGCGACGGCCTCGCGATCGATGCCGAACGGCTCGCGCGCGCGAGCCGCCGGCACTTGGCGTTCGAGGCGGAGCGCCTGCCGCTCGCCCGCTGCCTCGCCGGGCTCGCGCCCGCGGCCGCTCGGCAGCTCGCGCTCACGGGCGGCGAGGACTACGAGCTGCTCTTCACGGCATCGCCGCGGAAGCGCGCCGCGCTCGCACGGCTCCGGCTCGGCGTCGCGATCACCCGCATCGGTACGGTCGCGGCCGGCAGCGGCGTCGCGGTCGTCGACGCCGCCGGGCGGCCGCTCGCGCTCTCGGGCGCTCCGGGCCACGAACACTTCCGGCCGTGA
- the dnaJ gene encoding molecular chaperone DnaJ, translating into MPAARRDFYEVLEVSRDAGDEDIKRAYRKQALKYHPDRNPGDKEAEERFKECSAAYQILSDPEKRAQYDRFGAAAFEGPGGGFDFGAGFEDIFSGIFGDFFGQARGNGRGRSRARRGDDLRYNLDLAFEEAAFGCEKTITVPRMATCETCDGQGAKPGTKPKTCQACRGSGQVRFQQGFFSIAKTCGQCSGQGSVIGEPCPKCQGQGAVRRTQNLSVKIPPGVDTGSRLKLRGEGEAGGGGGPSGDLYVVIRVREHALFRREDSDVICDIPLSFPQAALGADIEVPTIDGKHKMRIPPGTQSGALFRLKGKGIADLRGYGRGDHVVRVVVETPRKLTKRQQELLEEFAKSSGQEVHPMSRGFFDKVKEMFG; encoded by the coding sequence ATGCCCGCCGCGCGACGCGACTTCTACGAGGTGCTCGAGGTCTCCCGGGACGCGGGCGACGAGGACATCAAGCGGGCCTACCGCAAGCAGGCGCTCAAGTACCACCCCGATCGCAACCCGGGGGACAAGGAGGCGGAGGAGCGCTTCAAAGAGTGCTCGGCCGCCTACCAGATCCTCTCCGATCCCGAGAAGCGCGCGCAGTACGACCGGTTCGGCGCGGCCGCGTTCGAGGGTCCCGGCGGCGGATTCGACTTCGGCGCCGGCTTCGAGGATATCTTCAGCGGCATCTTCGGCGACTTCTTCGGCCAGGCGCGCGGCAACGGCCGGGGCCGGAGCCGCGCGCGGCGCGGCGACGACCTCCGTTACAATCTCGACCTCGCCTTCGAGGAAGCCGCCTTCGGCTGCGAGAAGACGATCACCGTCCCGCGGATGGCGACGTGCGAGACCTGTGACGGCCAGGGCGCCAAGCCCGGCACCAAGCCGAAGACCTGCCAGGCGTGCCGTGGGTCGGGCCAGGTCAGGTTCCAGCAAGGTTTCTTCAGCATCGCGAAGACGTGCGGCCAGTGCAGCGGGCAGGGCAGCGTCATCGGCGAGCCGTGTCCGAAGTGCCAGGGGCAGGGTGCGGTGCGCCGGACGCAGAACCTCAGCGTGAAGATCCCGCCCGGCGTCGATACCGGCTCCCGGCTGAAGCTCCGCGGCGAGGGTGAAGCGGGCGGTGGCGGTGGACCGTCGGGCGATCTCTACGTCGTGATCCGCGTCCGCGAGCACGCGCTCTTCCGGCGCGAGGACAGCGACGTCATCTGCGACATCCCGCTCAGCTTTCCGCAGGCCGCGCTCGGCGCCGACATCGAGGTGCCGACGATCGACGGCAAGCACAAGATGCGCATCCCGCCCGGCACGCAATCGGGTGCGCTCTTCCGGCTGAAGGGCAAGGGCATCGCCGATCTCCGCGGCTACGGACGGGGCGACCACGTCGTGCGCGTCGTGGTCGAGACGCCGCGCAAGCTCACCAAGCGCCAGCAGGAGCTGCTCGAGGAGTTCGCGAAGAGCTCGGGGCAGGAGGTGCATCCGATGTCGCGGGGATTCTTCGACAAAGTCAAGGAAATGTTCGGCTGA
- the dnaK gene encoding molecular chaperone DnaK: MAKVIGIDLGTTNSCVAIVEAGDPVVITNAEGSRITPSTVAFTEGGERLVGQIARRQAITNPENTIFAVKRLIGRRFEDPEVQKALKISPYKIVKADNGDAWVEIRGKKYSPAEISAFILQKMKQTAEDHLGEPVSEAVVTVPAYFNDSQRQATKDAGRIAGLNVLRIINEPTAAALAYGLDKKKDEKIAVFDLGGGTFDVSILELGDGVFEVKATNGDTFLGGEDFDQRIIDYLADEFKKDQGIDLRNDRMALQRLKEAAEKAKCELSTAMETDINLPFVTADQTGPKHLNMKLSRAKLEVLVADLLDRLEGPCTTALRDAGLGVKDIDEVILVGGMIRMPAVQERVKKLFGKDPHRGVNPDEVVAIGAGIQGAVLKGEVKDVLLLDVTPLSLGIETLGGVFTKLIEKNTTIPTKKSQVFSTAQDNQNAVTIRVFQGEREMAANNKLLGQFDLVGIPPAPRGMPQVEVTFDIDANGIVHVHAKDLGTGKEQSIQITASSGLSEDEIKKMVKEAEANAAEDKKRREEVEARIQLDQVVYRAEKSIADAPADVDAAAKGALQSAVDSAKKALEGGDSGQMQSARTALEQAAHKFAEAMYAKASQQGAAGGGDGTSAGGEGAGTQPGRDDAVDADFEEVKE; encoded by the coding sequence ATGGCGAAAGTCATCGGCATAGATCTCGGTACCACCAATTCCTGCGTCGCGATCGTCGAGGCGGGCGACCCCGTCGTGATCACCAACGCCGAAGGCAGTCGCATCACGCCGTCGACGGTGGCGTTCACGGAGGGCGGTGAGCGTCTCGTCGGCCAGATCGCGCGCCGGCAGGCCATCACGAACCCGGAAAACACCATCTTCGCGGTGAAGCGCCTCATCGGCCGCCGCTTCGAGGACCCGGAGGTCCAGAAGGCCCTCAAGATCTCCCCCTACAAGATCGTCAAGGCCGACAACGGCGACGCCTGGGTCGAGATTCGCGGCAAGAAGTACAGCCCCGCGGAGATCTCCGCCTTCATCCTCCAGAAGATGAAGCAGACCGCCGAGGACCATCTCGGCGAGCCGGTCAGCGAGGCCGTTGTCACGGTCCCGGCCTACTTCAACGACAGCCAGCGCCAGGCCACCAAGGACGCCGGTCGCATCGCCGGCTTGAACGTGCTCCGCATCATCAACGAGCCGACCGCGGCCGCGCTCGCCTACGGCCTCGACAAGAAGAAAGACGAGAAGATCGCGGTCTTCGACCTCGGCGGCGGCACGTTCGACGTATCGATCCTGGAACTCGGCGACGGCGTCTTCGAGGTGAAGGCGACCAACGGCGATACCTTCCTCGGCGGCGAGGACTTCGACCAGCGCATCATCGATTACCTGGCCGACGAGTTCAAGAAGGATCAGGGGATCGACCTGCGCAACGACCGCATGGCGCTCCAGCGTCTGAAGGAAGCCGCCGAGAAGGCGAAGTGCGAGCTCTCGACGGCGATGGAGACGGACATCAACCTGCCGTTCGTCACCGCCGACCAGACGGGTCCGAAGCACCTCAACATGAAGCTCAGCCGCGCCAAGCTGGAGGTGCTGGTCGCGGATCTGCTCGATCGCCTCGAGGGGCCGTGCACGACCGCGCTCCGCGACGCCGGGCTCGGCGTGAAGGACATCGACGAGGTGATCCTCGTCGGCGGCATGATCCGCATGCCGGCGGTGCAGGAGCGCGTGAAGAAGCTCTTCGGGAAGGACCCGCACAGGGGCGTGAACCCCGACGAGGTGGTCGCGATCGGCGCCGGCATCCAGGGCGCGGTGCTGAAGGGCGAGGTGAAGGACGTCCTGCTCCTCGACGTGACCCCGCTCTCGCTCGGCATCGAGACCCTGGGCGGCGTGTTCACCAAGCTCATCGAGAAGAACACCACGATCCCGACCAAGAAGAGCCAGGTCTTCTCGACGGCGCAGGACAATCAGAACGCGGTCACGATCCGGGTCTTCCAGGGCGAGCGCGAGATGGCGGCCAACAACAAGCTGCTCGGCCAGTTCGATCTCGTCGGGATCCCGCCGGCGCCGCGCGGCATGCCGCAGGTCGAGGTCACCTTCGACATCGACGCGAACGGCATCGTCCACGTCCACGCCAAGGACCTCGGCACGGGCAAGGAGCAGTCGATCCAGATCACGGCGTCGAGCGGTCTCTCCGAGGACGAGATCAAGAAGATGGTGAAGGAAGCAGAAGCGAACGCCGCCGAGGACAAGAAGCGGCGCGAGGAGGTCGAGGCGCGCATCCAGCTCGATCAGGTGGTGTATCGCGCCGAGAAGTCGATCGCGGACGCACCGGCCGACGTCGATGCGGCCGCGAAGGGCGCGCTGCAGTCGGCGGTCGACAGCGCGAAGAAGGCGCTGGAGGGTGGCGACTCCGGCCAGATGCAGTCGGCCCGGACGGCGCTCGAGCAGGCCGCCCACAAGTTCGCCGAGGCGATGTACGCCAAGGCGTCGCAGCAGGGCGCGGCCGGCGGCGGCGACGGGACGAGCGCGGGCGGCGAGGGCGCCGGGACGCAGCCGGGTCGGGACGACGCGGTCGACGCCGATTTCGAAGAGGTCAAGGAGTAG